One window of the Leucobacter komagatae genome contains the following:
- a CDS encoding undecaprenyl-diphosphate phosphatase yields MGIFEAIILGIVQGLTEFLPVSSSAHLRVTSELLGIGDAGAAFTAITQIGTEAAVIVFFWRDIVRIIGRWFKSLSGKTVPRNDPDAKMGWWIILGTIPIVVLGLLFQDSIETTLRSLWFTAISLIVFGLLLGVADRVGQKVRPIEKLTWKHGLIYGFAQAAALIPGVSRSGGTITAGLFMGYKREAAARYSFLLAIPAVLGSGFYQVFKVIKAPETQTPWSMTIIATVVAFAIALVVIGFFMRYISKRSFMPFVIYRVLIGVVIIVLLVTGVLTPGGEVPAIAFQDGAQ; encoded by the coding sequence ATGGGTATTTTCGAGGCGATCATCCTCGGCATCGTTCAGGGGCTCACTGAGTTTCTGCCGGTTTCTTCGAGCGCACACCTCCGGGTGACGAGCGAGCTGCTCGGCATCGGTGACGCCGGTGCGGCGTTCACCGCGATCACGCAGATCGGAACCGAGGCGGCGGTCATTGTGTTCTTCTGGCGCGACATCGTGCGGATCATCGGTAGGTGGTTCAAGTCGCTGTCCGGGAAGACCGTGCCGCGCAACGATCCCGACGCGAAGATGGGCTGGTGGATCATTCTCGGCACTATCCCGATTGTCGTGCTCGGGCTGCTGTTCCAGGATTCGATCGAGACGACGCTCCGGTCGCTCTGGTTCACCGCGATCTCGCTGATCGTGTTCGGTCTGCTGCTTGGCGTCGCCGACCGGGTCGGTCAGAAGGTGCGACCCATCGAGAAGCTCACGTGGAAGCACGGCCTGATCTACGGGTTCGCCCAGGCGGCCGCGCTGATTCCCGGCGTCTCGCGTTCCGGTGGCACGATCACCGCGGGCCTCTTCATGGGCTACAAGCGCGAGGCGGCTGCGCGCTACTCCTTCCTGCTCGCGATTCCCGCCGTGCTCGGCTCTGGCTTCTACCAGGTGTTCAAGGTGATCAAGGCGCCCGAGACGCAGACCCCCTGGAGCATGACGATCATCGCCACGGTCGTTGCTTTTGCGATCGCCCTTGTAGTGATCGGCTTCTTCATGCGCTACATCTCCAAGCGCAGCTTTATGCCGTTCGTCATCTACCGCGTGCTCATCGGTGTCGTCATCATCGTGCTGCTCGTCACCGGCGTACTCACCCCGGGCGGCGAGGTCCCTGCAATCGCGTTCCAGGACGGTGCGCAGTGA
- a CDS encoding M23 family metallopeptidase has translation MGAPNLLGALYRARSVALVLSTLGLLGGVVVRLALPAGGAADVAGVVALVSAIGYAAAIALAWFGGRRIAAREREAAPLWVAAPVGGRWLALNSPATQVPSHGVRGYGQSHAVDLVYAPHGAVRPEYGSGPAMRPASDFPALGEPVHAMIDGVVVRATGWRRDHRSRSSSAAMIYLMIEGMLRELGGPGFVIGNHVVIRGEGGLDGVYAAVAHLRRGSLRVKPGDRVTAGQVVGECGNSGNSSEPHVHAQLMDRRSFVTAQGIAMAFTGLTIEQPNAAPSGGSNDDSNQVEPTVPGMPRSGEFLTA, from the coding sequence GTGGGTGCGCCGAACCTGCTTGGTGCCCTGTACCGCGCTCGCAGCGTGGCACTCGTGCTCTCGACGCTCGGCCTCCTCGGTGGGGTAGTCGTTCGCCTCGCGCTACCCGCGGGTGGTGCCGCCGACGTCGCGGGGGTCGTCGCCCTGGTCTCGGCGATCGGGTACGCGGCCGCGATCGCGCTCGCGTGGTTCGGCGGTCGGCGCATCGCGGCGCGCGAGCGGGAGGCTGCGCCTCTCTGGGTCGCCGCGCCCGTGGGCGGCCGGTGGCTCGCGCTCAATAGCCCCGCGACGCAGGTGCCGAGCCACGGCGTTCGAGGCTACGGGCAGTCACACGCCGTCGACCTCGTGTACGCGCCGCACGGGGCAGTTCGGCCCGAGTACGGCTCTGGACCAGCAATGCGCCCTGCGAGCGATTTCCCGGCCCTTGGGGAGCCCGTGCACGCGATGATCGACGGTGTCGTGGTGCGGGCGACCGGCTGGCGGCGCGACCACCGCTCACGGTCGTCGTCGGCCGCCATGATCTATCTCATGATTGAGGGCATGCTGCGTGAGCTCGGAGGCCCCGGCTTCGTGATTGGGAACCACGTCGTCATTCGAGGCGAGGGCGGGCTGGATGGCGTGTACGCTGCGGTCGCGCACTTGCGTCGCGGCTCGCTCCGGGTGAAGCCCGGCGACCGGGTGACCGCGGGCCAGGTTGTGGGTGAGTGCGGGAACTCGGGGAACTCCTCGGAGCCGCACGTGCACGCACAGCTCATGGATCGCCGCTCGTTCGTCACCGCGCAAGGGATCGCGATGGCCTTTACCGGGCTTACGATCGAGCAGCCGAACGCGGCTCCGAGCGGTGGTTCGAACGATGATTCAAACCAAGTCGAACCGACCGTGCCAGGCATGCCGCGCTCGGGAGAGTTCTTGACGGCTTAG
- a CDS encoding M20/M25/M40 family metallo-hydrolase yields MAPELDVELSETARIARDLIRIDTSNRGEGDANPERPAADYVSAFLRDLGLDPVTIESDPGRASVVARVAGAQPELPALVLHGHLDVVPADPANWTVDPFEGVVKDGLLWGRGAVDMKDMDAMILTAIAELLRAGEKPRRDIILAFFADEENGGVYGSHYLVEHHPELFAGAGTAISEVGGYSIEIAGQRAYLVQTGEKALDWIRLRARGTAAHGSRVWHDNAVTKLAAAIAALGGHEWPIALCDTTRELLDEIATLVGADLTEINPEEMVLSLGKGAGLIQASLRNTTNPTVLKAGYKHNVIPDTAEALVDVRTLPAERDEVIAKIREIVGPDIEIETVHSDIGLEVPFAGELVEAMKAAIEAHDPGAKVLPYLLSGGTDNKALARLGITGYGFAPLRLPADLDFPGMFHGVDERVPLDALDFGHRVLADLLRSY; encoded by the coding sequence ATGGCACCAGAGCTCGATGTTGAACTGTCAGAAACCGCGCGAATCGCTCGCGACCTTATTCGGATCGATACGTCGAACCGTGGGGAGGGCGACGCGAATCCCGAGCGCCCAGCTGCGGACTATGTGAGTGCGTTCCTGCGCGATCTCGGGCTCGACCCCGTGACGATCGAGTCGGATCCCGGGCGCGCGAGCGTCGTCGCGCGCGTCGCGGGCGCGCAGCCCGAGCTCCCGGCCCTCGTGCTCCACGGGCATCTTGACGTCGTTCCCGCGGACCCGGCCAACTGGACAGTTGATCCGTTCGAGGGCGTTGTGAAGGACGGGCTCCTGTGGGGTCGCGGCGCGGTCGACATGAAAGACATGGACGCCATGATCCTTACCGCGATCGCTGAGCTGCTGCGCGCGGGGGAGAAGCCGCGCCGCGACATCATCCTCGCGTTCTTCGCCGACGAGGAGAACGGTGGCGTTTACGGGTCGCACTACCTCGTTGAGCACCACCCAGAGCTGTTTGCCGGCGCTGGCACCGCGATTAGCGAGGTCGGCGGGTACTCGATCGAGATCGCAGGCCAGCGCGCGTACCTCGTGCAGACAGGGGAGAAGGCGCTCGACTGGATCAGGCTGCGCGCCCGGGGCACTGCGGCCCACGGTTCGCGCGTGTGGCACGACAACGCTGTGACGAAGCTCGCAGCCGCTATTGCTGCGCTCGGCGGCCACGAGTGGCCGATCGCACTGTGCGACACGACCCGCGAGCTGCTCGATGAAATCGCGACGCTCGTTGGCGCAGACCTCACGGAGATCAACCCCGAGGAGATGGTGCTCAGTCTCGGCAAGGGGGCTGGGTTGATCCAGGCTAGCCTGCGCAACACGACGAACCCGACGGTACTGAAGGCGGGCTACAAGCACAACGTCATCCCGGATACCGCGGAGGCCCTCGTCGATGTGCGCACCCTGCCCGCCGAGCGTGATGAGGTGATCGCGAAGATTCGCGAGATCGTCGGACCCGACATTGAGATCGAGACCGTGCACTCCGACATTGGGCTCGAGGTGCCCTTCGCGGGCGAGCTCGTCGAGGCGATGAAGGCCGCGATCGAGGCACACGACCCTGGCGCGAAGGTGCTGCCGTACCTGCTGAGCGGGGGCACCGACAACAAGGCCCTCGCGCGTCTCGGCATCACGGGGTACGGCTTCGCCCCGCTCAGGCTGCCGGCCGACCTCGACTTCCCCGGGATGTTCCACGGGGTCGACGAGCGCGTGCCCCTTGACGCGCTTGACTTTGGCCACCGCGTGCTCGCAGATTTGCTCCGCTCCTACTGA
- a CDS encoding EamA family transporter: protein MHATHPAQNTAVAGFLLAIGSAASFALSGIFASALLAAGWSAGAATTARITLSALVLLGPTLVLMRGRWQLVRHAWGQLVVFGVLAVAGCQLAFFLAVQFIPPSLALLIEFTGPVMLVFWMWARSRVAPSAVTLLGAGIAIAGVVAISGVLAGVSLHPLGVAFALIAAAGNAAYYATGASSNHGIPTLPFVGLGLLVGAVPLIIAGALGVLPFTVTAAPAVIAGRSVSPWLVVAGMVLISTVLSYLLGVAASRRLGATVASFTGYSEPLFGIVWTIALLSVIPTPLQWLGAALIVAGVVTVKIGELRRARSRQ from the coding sequence ATGCACGCGACCCACCCCGCACAGAACACCGCGGTTGCGGGCTTCCTCCTCGCGATCGGCTCCGCCGCCTCGTTCGCGCTCTCCGGGATCTTCGCCAGTGCACTGCTCGCCGCCGGCTGGTCTGCAGGCGCCGCGACGACGGCGCGCATCACACTCTCGGCACTCGTGCTGCTCGGCCCGACGCTCGTGCTCATGCGGGGCCGCTGGCAGCTCGTGCGCCACGCCTGGGGCCAGCTCGTCGTCTTCGGAGTGCTTGCCGTGGCGGGCTGCCAGCTCGCATTCTTCCTCGCGGTGCAGTTCATCCCGCCGAGCCTCGCGCTACTCATCGAGTTCACCGGCCCGGTCATGCTCGTGTTCTGGATGTGGGCGCGCAGCAGGGTTGCCCCCTCCGCCGTCACTCTGCTGGGCGCCGGAATCGCTATCGCCGGTGTCGTCGCGATCTCAGGCGTACTCGCGGGCGTTTCACTGCACCCGCTCGGCGTCGCGTTCGCGCTCATCGCGGCCGCAGGGAACGCCGCGTATTACGCGACCGGCGCATCGAGCAATCACGGCATCCCGACGCTGCCGTTCGTCGGTCTCGGCCTGCTCGTTGGCGCAGTTCCTCTCATCATCGCCGGGGCCCTCGGGGTACTCCCATTCACCGTGACGGCCGCGCCGGCCGTGATCGCTGGCAGGTCGGTGTCGCCGTGGCTCGTCGTCGCCGGCATGGTGCTCATCTCAACGGTGCTGTCGTACCTGCTCGGTGTCGCTGCCTCGCGGCGGCTCGGTGCGACGGTGGCGAGCTTCACGGGGTACTCTGAACCCCTGTTCGGCATCGTCTGGACGATCGCACTTCTCTCGGTCATTCCGACGCCGCTCCAGTGGCTCGGGGCCGCGCTCATCGTCGCGGGCGTCGTAACCGTGAAGATCGGAGAGCTGCGACGCGCGCGATCCCGGCAGTGA
- a CDS encoding SDR family NAD(P)-dependent oxidoreductase produces the protein MAYRALVTGASAGLGAEFARQLAALGIDLVLVARDSARLERLAHVLRGRYGVGVEVLTADLTDEARLDAVAARLADGDAPIDILINNAGFGVYASFEESAIADERRLHELLSWVPLRLAHAAVPGMLARGQGWILNVASAAAFMPSGSYGAAKGAVVSLSRSLSTRYRRRGVRVTALCPGLIATEFHERMGEDHLPDLPAVAWADTGRVAREGLKALHRGTPVLVSDWRYRALRPIARLVPDALLERLGSTGRGVRADG, from the coding sequence GTGGCCTATCGAGCGCTCGTGACGGGTGCGTCTGCCGGGCTCGGGGCGGAGTTTGCGCGGCAGCTCGCGGCGCTCGGAATTGATCTCGTACTCGTCGCCCGTGACAGTGCCAGGCTCGAGCGGCTCGCGCACGTCCTCCGAGGCCGCTACGGCGTGGGCGTCGAGGTGCTTACCGCCGACCTCACTGATGAAGCGCGGCTCGACGCCGTTGCCGCCCGCCTCGCGGACGGCGACGCACCCATCGACATTCTCATCAACAACGCCGGCTTCGGTGTGTACGCGAGCTTCGAGGAGAGCGCCATCGCCGACGAGCGCCGCCTCCACGAACTCCTCTCGTGGGTTCCGCTGCGCCTCGCCCACGCCGCAGTCCCAGGCATGCTCGCCCGCGGGCAAGGCTGGATCCTGAACGTCGCGAGCGCGGCCGCGTTCATGCCGAGCGGCAGCTACGGCGCGGCGAAAGGCGCCGTGGTCTCGCTCTCCCGCTCCCTGAGCACGCGCTATCGCCGTCGCGGCGTGCGCGTGACGGCGCTCTGCCCCGGCCTGATCGCGACCGAATTCCACGAGCGCATGGGCGAGGATCACCTTCCCGACCTTCCCGCGGTCGCCTGGGCAGATACCGGGCGCGTCGCCCGCGAGGGCCTCAAGGCGCTGCACCGGGGCACACCGGTGCTCGTATCAGACTGGCGCTACCGCGCGCTCAGGCCGATCGCGAGACTCGTGCCCGACGCGCTGCTTGAGCGTCTCGGTAGCACCGGACGCGGCGTTCGCGCGGATGGATAG
- the mshC gene encoding cysteine--1-D-myo-inosityl 2-amino-2-deoxy-alpha-D-glucopyranoside ligase: MRTWTPPVIPELPGAGEAPKLFNTAKGRLEHPAIQDDRATLYVCGLTPYDATHIGHAFTYLTFDIMQRAWRDAGIETVYAQNITDIDDPLLERANATGVDWRGLADEQIGLYRSDMHRMGMIPPDHFVAVTEAIDEIAGGVEELIDLGYAYTVPTPESEAGDDIYFDVRGAQRQSQWRLGDVAPYERALLETLSAERGGDPEREGKRDVLDPLLWRSARVGEPSWESVVGEGRPGWHIECAVIARQALGELFTVQGGGHDLVFPHHEFTAAHVTAISGKPLAHAFCHAALVSYDGHKMSKSRGNLVFVSKLLDGTHAGHPVDPSAIRLALLANHYRTEWEWFDSDLERAERRLAAWREGLDRTTAEPVSASAVLQQLRAALANDLDTPVMLATLDAALAAGVDDPCLVAHAVQALLGVKLQPEE; the protein is encoded by the coding sequence GTGAGAACCTGGACCCCTCCGGTAATCCCGGAGCTCCCCGGTGCCGGCGAGGCTCCCAAGCTCTTCAACACGGCAAAGGGCCGGCTCGAGCACCCCGCGATTCAAGACGACCGAGCGACACTCTACGTCTGTGGGCTCACGCCGTACGACGCCACCCACATCGGGCACGCCTTCACGTATCTGACGTTCGACATCATGCAGCGCGCCTGGCGCGACGCCGGCATCGAGACGGTCTACGCCCAAAACATCACCGATATCGATGACCCGCTGCTCGAGCGCGCGAACGCCACGGGCGTTGACTGGCGCGGCCTCGCTGACGAGCAGATCGGGCTCTACCGCTCTGACATGCATCGCATGGGCATGATCCCGCCCGACCACTTCGTCGCGGTCACCGAGGCGATCGACGAGATCGCTGGCGGCGTCGAAGAACTCATCGACCTCGGCTACGCCTACACCGTGCCGACGCCGGAGTCTGAGGCAGGCGACGACATCTACTTCGACGTGCGCGGCGCGCAGCGGCAGTCACAGTGGCGGCTTGGCGACGTCGCGCCGTACGAGCGCGCTCTGCTTGAGACCCTGAGCGCCGAGCGCGGCGGCGACCCCGAACGCGAGGGCAAGCGCGACGTGCTTGATCCGCTGCTCTGGCGCTCAGCTCGCGTGGGGGAGCCGAGCTGGGAGTCGGTCGTGGGTGAGGGGCGACCCGGCTGGCACATCGAGTGCGCCGTGATCGCCAGGCAGGCGCTCGGCGAGCTGTTCACGGTGCAGGGCGGCGGTCACGACCTTGTGTTCCCGCACCACGAGTTCACCGCTGCACACGTGACCGCGATCTCGGGCAAGCCGCTCGCGCACGCCTTCTGCCATGCGGCACTCGTGTCGTACGACGGGCACAAGATGTCGAAGTCGCGCGGCAACCTCGTTTTCGTGTCGAAGCTGCTCGACGGTACCCACGCTGGGCACCCCGTTGACCCCTCAGCGATCAGGCTCGCGCTCCTCGCGAACCACTACCGCACCGAGTGGGAGTGGTTCGACAGCGACCTTGAGCGTGCGGAGCGCAGGCTCGCAGCGTGGCGCGAGGGCCTCGATCGCACGACCGCCGAGCCGGTCTCCGCCTCCGCTGTGCTGCAGCAGTTGCGCGCTGCGCTCGCGAACGACCTCGACACCCCGGTCATGCTGGCGACGCTCGACGCTGCCCTCGCCGCAGGGGTCGACGACCCGTGCCTCGTCGCGCACGCCGTGCAGGCGCTGCTCGGCGTCAAGCTGCAGCCCGAGGAATAG
- a CDS encoding ABC-F family ATP-binding cassette domain-containing protein, with amino-acid sequence MAHLDIAAVSYTLSDGRPLLSEVSFSVGEGERVALIGANGAGKSTLLKIVMGELKDESGAVARTGSVGVMRQFIVGGTVHELLLSVSPPALREVAERLIAAEARMTETGSTKSQMAFANAVTAWGDAGGYDAEVLWDTCTVAALGMPYDDCRDRPLATLSGGEQKRLALEALLRGPDEILILDEPDNSLDVPGKRWLEDQLRATEKGILFVSHDRELLARTATTIVTLELGAAGSTAWSHPGSFGSYHEARERRFARLEEQRKRWDEEHAKLRELMLMYKQKSAYNSDMASRYRAAQTRLARFEDAGPPEEQPHDQHLEMRLRGGRTGKRALVCEQLELVGLMFPFDFEAWYGDRIAVLGSNGSGKSHFLRLLAAGGTDPSPEHAPVTEAEIAPVEHEGLARLGARVRPGWFAQNQGRPDLHGRTLLEILHRGDERRAGMPREEAARALARYELARAAEQLFESLSGGQQARFQILLLELGGATLLLLDEPTDNLDLVSAEALQHALSLFDGTVIVVTHDRWFARDFERFLVFGSDGDVRESATPVWRETRVERDRGAR; translated from the coding sequence AGAGCACGCTGCTCAAGATTGTGATGGGCGAACTGAAGGATGAATCTGGTGCGGTCGCCCGCACGGGGTCTGTCGGAGTTATGCGTCAGTTCATCGTCGGCGGAACCGTTCACGAGCTGCTGCTCTCAGTGTCTCCGCCCGCGCTCAGGGAGGTCGCCGAACGCCTCATCGCCGCTGAGGCCCGCATGACGGAGACGGGCTCGACGAAGTCGCAGATGGCCTTCGCCAACGCGGTGACGGCATGGGGTGACGCGGGTGGGTACGACGCCGAGGTGCTCTGGGACACGTGCACGGTTGCGGCCCTCGGCATGCCGTATGACGACTGCCGGGACCGGCCGCTCGCGACCCTCTCCGGTGGTGAGCAAAAGCGGCTCGCGCTTGAGGCGCTGCTGCGTGGGCCAGACGAGATCCTTATTCTTGACGAGCCCGATAACTCGCTCGACGTGCCGGGGAAGCGGTGGCTCGAAGACCAGCTCCGGGCGACCGAGAAGGGCATCCTGTTTGTGAGCCACGACCGCGAACTCCTTGCGCGGACGGCGACCACCATCGTGACGTTGGAGCTCGGGGCCGCGGGCAGTACCGCTTGGAGCCATCCCGGAAGTTTTGGCAGCTACCACGAGGCCCGCGAACGCAGGTTTGCGAGGCTTGAGGAGCAGCGGAAGCGCTGGGACGAAGAGCACGCGAAGCTGCGCGAGCTCATGCTCATGTATAAGCAGAAGTCGGCGTACAACTCAGATATGGCTTCGCGGTACCGCGCAGCACAGACCAGGCTCGCGCGGTTCGAGGACGCAGGTCCGCCCGAAGAACAACCCCACGACCAGCACCTCGAGATGCGATTGCGGGGCGGGCGAACGGGCAAGCGCGCGCTCGTGTGCGAGCAACTGGAGCTCGTCGGGCTCATGTTCCCGTTCGACTTCGAAGCCTGGTACGGCGACCGCATCGCTGTGCTCGGCTCGAACGGCTCAGGGAAATCGCACTTCCTGCGCTTGCTCGCTGCGGGCGGCACCGACCCCTCTCCCGAGCACGCTCCGGTCACGGAGGCCGAGATCGCTCCCGTCGAGCACGAAGGCCTGGCTCGGCTCGGTGCGCGCGTGCGGCCGGGCTGGTTCGCGCAGAACCAGGGGCGCCCCGACCTGCACGGCCGCACGCTGCTCGAGATCTTGCACCGAGGTGACGAGCGCCGAGCGGGCATGCCGCGCGAGGAAGCCGCTCGCGCGCTCGCCCGCTATGAGCTTGCGCGGGCGGCCGAGCAACTGTTTGAGTCGCTCTCGGGCGGTCAGCAGGCTCGCTTCCAGATCCTGCTGCTTGAACTTGGCGGCGCGACCCTGCTGCTGCTCGACGAACCCACCGACAACCTCGACCTGGTGTCGGCCGAGGCGCTCCAGCACGCGCTCAGCCTGTTCGACGGCACGGTGATCGTCGTCACCCACGACCGCTGGTTTGCGCGTGACTTCGAGCGCTTCCTCGTCTTCGGGAGCGATGGTGACGTGCGCGAGTCGGCCACGCCAGTCTGGAGAGAGACACGGGTCGAGCGTGATCGCGGGGCGCGATAG
- a CDS encoding M23 family metallopeptidase: MSLPPQQPASYPSRRSLREARQRREKASAAESNEALQPAKSPAPAVEGTETPVPEATATPAAEAAEPTPAAAPTLAPDQPVTPPATPGLFLTPLPEFVLGGTQEAAATPSPTTPETAKPKRPTAKKLLAATFSLACVGSLAVTTTLPAFTSAFGDVAAAAAPAARSDQELQSSAVTNSQDALDAIGSVELGVDPGSYKQLTPEAGLVDPASLDSTEIRFAFDREYPLTDGFAYRTAPVEQFHDAQDIAAPGGTPVLAIGSGQVIEAGYATDGCGFSIKLQHNVSGETLTSRYCHMQVDSHDHKVGDKIEIGDFIGKVGNTGMSFGDHLHLALRRSGVPIDPLPYIQEQIDKAAKRAAAKRG, from the coding sequence ATGTCTCTTCCCCCGCAACAGCCGGCCTCGTACCCGAGCCGGCGCTCCCTCCGCGAGGCCCGCCAACGGCGCGAGAAGGCGTCGGCCGCAGAGTCAAACGAGGCGCTGCAGCCAGCGAAGTCACCGGCGCCTGCCGTTGAGGGAACAGAGACGCCAGTCCCCGAGGCAACAGCGACGCCTGCCGCCGAGGCAGCAGAACCGACGCCCGCAGCCGCACCAACTCTTGCCCCCGACCAGCCGGTCACCCCGCCAGCAACACCGGGCCTCTTTCTCACCCCGCTCCCCGAGTTCGTACTCGGCGGCACACAGGAGGCCGCGGCAACGCCCTCCCCCACGACTCCCGAAACGGCAAAGCCGAAGCGCCCCACAGCAAAGAAGCTGTTGGCAGCAACATTCTCCCTCGCGTGCGTCGGCTCTCTCGCCGTCACGACCACGCTCCCCGCATTCACGAGCGCGTTCGGCGACGTGGCGGCTGCTGCCGCCCCCGCGGCCCGCTCAGACCAGGAGCTGCAGAGCTCCGCCGTCACAAACAGCCAGGACGCGCTCGACGCGATCGGCTCCGTCGAGCTCGGCGTTGACCCGGGATCGTACAAGCAGCTCACGCCTGAGGCTGGCCTCGTCGACCCCGCATCGCTCGACTCGACAGAGATTCGCTTCGCCTTCGACCGCGAGTACCCGCTCACCGACGGTTTCGCCTACCGCACCGCCCCCGTTGAGCAGTTCCACGACGCGCAAGACATCGCGGCGCCCGGCGGCACTCCGGTGCTCGCCATCGGCTCGGGCCAGGTCATCGAGGCCGGCTACGCCACCGATGGGTGCGGGTTCTCAATCAAGTTGCAGCACAACGTGAGCGGCGAGACCCTCACGAGCCGTTACTGCCACATGCAGGTTGACTCCCACGACCACAAGGTCGGCGACAAGATCGAGATCGGCGACTTCATTGGCAAGGTCGGCAACACCGGCATGTCTTTCGGCGACCACCTCCACCTCGCGCTGCGCCGCAGCGGCGTACCGATCGATCCGCTCCCCTACATCCAGGAGCAGATCGACAAGGCCGCCAAGCGGGCAGCTGCCAAGCGCGGCTAG
- a CDS encoding ABC-F family ATP-binding cassette domain-containing protein, with amino-acid sequence MTASTAETHLRLDGVSHAFGARRVLTDVSFSVASGARVGLIGENGSGKSTLLRIAAGALSPSAGAVTVMTPGGRAPRVGLLHQEPPFAGAATIRDALAAATAPVRAATLRLDRASEALALPGDARETRAREGAYSEALDDVERLGAWELETRVEQTLAGLGISEIPRDRATAELSGGQRARLSLAWTLLNSPDVLLLDEPTNHLDDRATAYVVFTLSRWRGPVMFASHDRAFLDEAATSLVDLDPAPRQHSVAAALAQDGTGSGIGVTRFTGGYSEYLAARSLARKRWEAQYAAEQAELRRLRASVGSNQIVGHEEWKPRTESRIATKFYADRNARVVARRVNDARSRLDELAVRQVAQPPRELTFAGFGAPSAPNAAEPIPAAPIPEPVVAAVGISVAGRLAPTTLTLRVGEKLLITGANGAGKSTLLAVLARLRSPDTGAVHLAPGTRVGILEQDSTFAGPHGSGGDRSVAEVYAEAVGLKIAEAVPLSALRLLAARDEAVPVETLSVGQRRRLALATLIADPPDVLLLDEPTNHLSLSLADAIERAVTNFPGTVVLASHDRWLRERWRGRRLELGPAQTSENT; translated from the coding sequence GTGACCGCTTCAACCGCCGAGACACACCTCCGCCTCGATGGCGTTTCGCACGCCTTTGGTGCGCGCCGCGTGCTCACCGACGTGAGTTTCTCTGTTGCCTCCGGAGCGCGCGTTGGGCTCATAGGCGAGAACGGCTCGGGGAAGTCGACGCTGCTACGCATCGCGGCGGGCGCACTTTCCCCCTCCGCAGGCGCCGTGACGGTGATGACCCCCGGCGGTCGAGCACCGCGGGTCGGGTTGCTGCACCAGGAGCCACCGTTCGCTGGGGCCGCCACGATCCGTGACGCCCTCGCAGCCGCGACCGCCCCGGTGCGCGCCGCCACGCTCCGCCTTGATCGCGCATCCGAGGCACTCGCGCTTCCCGGTGACGCCCGAGAGACTCGAGCACGGGAGGGCGCGTACTCCGAGGCGCTCGATGATGTTGAGCGCCTCGGCGCGTGGGAACTCGAGACCCGTGTCGAGCAGACGCTCGCAGGGCTCGGGATCAGTGAGATCCCGCGAGACAGGGCGACCGCTGAGCTCTCTGGAGGGCAGCGCGCCCGCCTCTCACTTGCGTGGACGCTGCTCAACTCGCCCGACGTACTCCTGCTCGATGAGCCGACGAATCACCTCGACGACCGCGCCACAGCGTACGTCGTGTTCACGCTCAGCCGTTGGCGAGGCCCCGTCATGTTTGCGAGCCACGACCGCGCATTCCTCGACGAGGCCGCGACCTCGCTCGTCGACCTCGACCCGGCCCCGAGGCAGCACTCCGTTGCGGCAGCGCTCGCGCAAGACGGGACTGGCTCAGGGATCGGCGTCACACGGTTCACCGGGGGCTACTCCGAGTACCTCGCGGCGCGCAGCCTGGCGCGCAAGCGGTGGGAAGCGCAGTACGCGGCTGAGCAGGCTGAGCTTCGCAGGTTGCGGGCTTCCGTGGGGTCGAACCAGATCGTTGGCCATGAAGAGTGGAAGCCGCGCACAGAAAGCCGCATCGCCACGAAGTTCTATGCCGACCGCAACGCCCGGGTCGTCGCCCGCAGAGTCAACGACGCCAGGTCGCGACTCGACGAGCTTGCGGTGCGGCAGGTCGCGCAGCCACCTCGCGAGCTCACGTTCGCGGGCTTCGGCGCCCCGTCCGCGCCAAACGCTGCAGAACCGATCCCAGCAGCGCCGATTCCAGAGCCCGTCGTTGCCGCGGTCGGGATCAGCGTTGCGGGGCGCCTCGCACCGACCACACTCACCCTGCGGGTCGGCGAGAAGCTGCTCATCACCGGGGCAAACGGCGCCGGGAAGTCGACGTTGCTGGCCGTGCTCGCGAGGCTGCGCTCCCCCGACACTGGTGCGGTGCATCTCGCACCGGGCACCCGCGTCGGCATCCTGGAGCAAGACTCGACCTTCGCCGGCCCGCATGGAAGCGGCGGAGACCGCAGCGTCGCGGAGGTCTACGCAGAGGCTGTTGGCCTGAAGATCGCCGAGGCGGTGCCGCTCAGCGCACTGAGGCTACTCGCTGCACGCGACGAAGCGGTGCCTGTCGAGACCCTGAGTGTCGGGCAGCGCAGGCGCCTGGCGCTCGCGACGCTCATCGCTGATCCACCCGACGTGCTGCTGCTCGACGAGCCGACAAATCATCTCTCACTCAGCCTCGCCGACGCTATCGAGCGCGCTGTCACGAACTTCCCAGGAACCGTGGTGCTCGCCTCGCACGACCGCTGGCTTCGAGAGCGGTGGCGCGGGCGCCGCCTTGAGTTAGGTCCGGCACAGACAAGCGAAAACACCTGA